A region of Pseudomonas sp. Marseille-Q3773 DNA encodes the following proteins:
- a CDS encoding cytochrome c has translation MRHCLVLLALFLSLPLSAAQLQLELGATPRQWSSAELLAHPQARDISIDQDVSYQRPMRYRAVPLAVLLEGVGPSDHLQAVALDGFAAEMPAAPLLQKGPAQAWLAVEDPGKPWPALGQGKPSAGPFYLVWTAPQASGIRPEQWPFQISTIRRLASVEARFPALLPDPKLPADSPVRQGFALFQQNCLACHRLNGAGDAQLGPDLNVPHNPTEYFQPGYLRQLIRDPQSLRQWPQAKMPGFAQSVLSEQELDNLLAYLAHMAKRKR, from the coding sequence ATGCGCCACTGCCTTGTACTGTTAGCGTTGTTCCTGAGCCTGCCGCTGTCGGCGGCACAACTGCAGCTCGAACTGGGCGCCACGCCGCGCCAGTGGAGCAGCGCCGAACTGCTGGCGCACCCGCAGGCGCGGGACATCAGCATTGACCAGGACGTTTCCTATCAGCGGCCTATGCGCTATCGGGCGGTACCGCTGGCCGTGCTGCTCGAGGGTGTCGGCCCCAGCGACCATCTGCAGGCGGTAGCGCTGGACGGGTTTGCTGCCGAGATGCCCGCCGCGCCACTGCTGCAAAAAGGCCCGGCACAAGCCTGGCTGGCCGTGGAGGACCCGGGCAAGCCGTGGCCGGCACTGGGCCAGGGCAAACCGAGTGCCGGGCCGTTCTACCTGGTGTGGACCGCACCGCAGGCCAGCGGCATCCGTCCGGAACAGTGGCCGTTCCAGATTTCCACGATTCGCAGGCTCGCCTCTGTCGAGGCGCGCTTCCCGGCGCTGCTGCCCGACCCGAAGCTGCCTGCCGACAGCCCGGTACGCCAGGGCTTTGCCTTGTTCCAGCAGAACTGCCTGGCGTGTCACCGGCTCAACGGCGCGGGTGATGCACAGTTGGGCCCGGACCTGAATGTGCCGCACAACCCGACCGAGTATTTCCAGCCGGGGTATCTGCGGCAGTTGATTCGCGACCCGCAGAGCCTGAGGCAATGGCCGCAGGCGAAAATGCCGGGGTTTGCACAAAGTGTGTTGAGCGAACAGGAACTGGATAACCTGCTGGCCTACCTGGCGCACATGGCCAAGCGCAAGCGTTGA
- a CDS encoding amidotransferase codes for MSLRICILETDVLRPELIAQYQGYGRMFEQLFSRQPIAAEFRVYNVMNGDYPVDDEVFDAYLVTGSKADSFGTDPWIQTLKAYLLKLYERGEKLLGVCFGHQLLALTLGGKAERAEQGWGVGIHRYSLAAHAPWMDPEVSELTLLISHQDQVTELPAGATVIASSDFCPNAAYHIGDQVLCFQGHPEFVHDYSRALLDARQQYLGDEVYHRAVASLATEHQGDLVGEWMLRFIQHPISKHDAA; via the coding sequence ATGTCGTTACGCATCTGCATCCTTGAAACCGATGTCCTGCGACCGGAGTTGATCGCGCAGTACCAGGGCTATGGCAGGATGTTCGAGCAGCTCTTCTCGCGTCAGCCCATCGCTGCCGAATTTCGTGTGTACAACGTGATGAACGGCGACTACCCCGTCGACGACGAAGTGTTCGATGCGTACCTGGTGACCGGGAGCAAGGCCGATTCCTTTGGTACCGATCCATGGATCCAGACGCTCAAGGCCTACCTGCTGAAACTCTACGAGCGTGGCGAGAAGCTGCTGGGGGTATGTTTCGGCCACCAGTTGCTGGCGTTGACCCTGGGCGGCAAGGCCGAACGCGCCGAGCAGGGCTGGGGCGTGGGCATTCATCGCTATTCGCTGGCGGCCCATGCGCCATGGATGGACCCGGAAGTGTCGGAACTGACCCTGCTGATCAGCCACCAGGACCAGGTGACCGAGTTGCCCGCGGGGGCCACGGTGATTGCGTCCAGTGATTTTTGCCCGAACGCGGCGTACCACATCGGCGACCAGGTGCTGTGCTTCCAGGGCCACCCGGAATTCGTCCACGACTATTCCCGTGCGCTACTGGACGCACGCCAGCAATACCTGGGGGATGAGGTGTACCACAGGGCAGTGGCCAGCCTGGCCACCGAGCACCAAGGTGATCTGGTCGGGGAGTGGATGCTGCGCTTCATCCAGCACCCCATCAGCAAGCACGACGCGGCGTAA
- a CDS encoding magnesium and cobalt transport protein CorA: protein MGRVVASAVYSAGRKVTNISIDEGSEWARKPGHFVWIGLEEPNAEELANLQRQFNLHELAIEDALEKHSRPKLETFGDALFIVTYSPVRHEGKLEFIETHIFAGNGYIITCRNGHSKSYALVRQRCEARPLLLEHGEDFVLYALLDFVTENYQPVSEAIHGEIEELEQSVLGGSLQEDDIRRLHSLRRDILRLRRYVAPMVEVSEELQRLSFPFIDKNMRPYFRDVQIHVTRQMEDLAGIRDIASQTIEIGMLLESSRQSIVQRKFAAWAAILAFPTAIAGIYGMNFQNMPELGWHYGYFAVLGVIGLGCTGLYASFKKSGWL, encoded by the coding sequence ATGGGTCGAGTCGTGGCATCGGCGGTGTACAGCGCCGGCAGAAAGGTCACCAACATCAGCATCGACGAAGGCAGCGAGTGGGCACGCAAGCCGGGGCATTTCGTGTGGATCGGCCTGGAGGAGCCCAACGCCGAAGAACTGGCCAACCTGCAGCGCCAGTTCAACCTGCACGAACTGGCCATCGAAGACGCGCTGGAAAAGCACAGCCGGCCCAAGCTGGAAACCTTCGGCGACGCCCTGTTCATCGTCACCTACTCGCCAGTGCGCCACGAAGGCAAACTGGAGTTCATCGAAACCCACATCTTCGCCGGCAATGGCTACATCATCACCTGCCGCAACGGCCACTCGAAATCCTACGCCCTGGTGCGCCAGCGCTGCGAGGCGCGGCCACTGCTGCTGGAGCACGGCGAGGATTTCGTGCTGTACGCCCTGCTCGATTTCGTCACCGAGAACTACCAGCCGGTCAGCGAGGCCATTCATGGCGAGATCGAAGAGCTGGAACAGAGCGTGCTCGGCGGCTCCCTGCAGGAGGACGACATCCGTCGCCTGCACAGCCTGCGTCGCGACATCCTGCGCCTGCGCCGCTACGTGGCGCCGATGGTGGAGGTGAGCGAGGAACTGCAGCGCCTGAGCTTCCCGTTCATCGACAAGAACATGCGCCCGTACTTCCGCGATGTGCAGATCCACGTGACACGGCAGATGGAAGACCTCGCCGGCATCCGCGACATCGCCAGCCAGACCATCGAGATCGGCATGTTGCTGGAGTCGTCGCGGCAGAGCATCGTGCAGCGCAAGTTCGCCGCCTGGGCGGCAATCCTGGCGTTCCCCACGGCGATTGCCGGGATATACGGGATGAACTTCCAGAACATGCCGGAACTGGGCTGGCACTACGGGTATTTCGCGGTGCTGGGGGTGATCGGGCTGGGTTGCACCGGGTTGTATGCCAGCTTCAAGAAGTCGGGCTGGCTCTAG
- a CDS encoding 1-acylglycerol-3-phosphate O-acyltransferase, giving the protein MLYSLRMLLLALHFLVVGAVGLVIGLCRPFNPDNSRLFARLYSLPATWLMRIKVKAEVGPLWDQPPGCVIIANHQSNFDLFVLGQVVPQRTVAIGKKSLGWIPLFGQLFWLGGNVLVDRNNAYQARKALQKTTRVLQDDTSIWIFPEGTRNAGEQLLAFKKGAFHMAIAAGVPIVPVCVSRYAGRLSLNSWRRRTVIVRSLPPIATAGMTQQDLPVLIDQCRVQMQQCIDRMEGELGQG; this is encoded by the coding sequence ATGCTCTACTCCCTTCGCATGCTTCTGCTGGCGCTGCATTTTCTCGTCGTTGGCGCCGTAGGCCTGGTCATTGGCCTGTGCCGCCCGTTCAACCCCGACAACAGCCGCCTGTTCGCCCGCCTCTACAGCCTGCCTGCCACCTGGCTGATGCGAATCAAGGTCAAGGCTGAAGTCGGCCCGCTGTGGGACCAGCCGCCCGGCTGTGTGATTATCGCCAACCATCAGTCCAACTTCGACCTGTTCGTGCTGGGCCAGGTGGTGCCCCAGCGCACGGTGGCCATCGGCAAGAAGAGCCTGGGCTGGATCCCGCTGTTCGGCCAGCTGTTCTGGCTGGGGGGCAACGTACTGGTCGACCGCAACAACGCCTACCAGGCACGCAAGGCGCTGCAGAAGACCACCCGGGTGCTGCAGGACGATACCTCGATCTGGATTTTCCCTGAAGGCACGCGCAATGCCGGCGAGCAGCTGCTGGCGTTCAAGAAGGGCGCATTCCACATGGCCATCGCGGCCGGTGTACCGATCGTGCCGGTGTGCGTCAGCCGCTATGCAGGGCGCCTGAGCCTGAACAGCTGGCGCCGGCGCACGGTGATCGTGCGTTCGCTGCCGCCGATCGCCACCGCCGGCATGACCCAGCAGGACCTGCCGGTATTGATCGACCAGTGCCGAGTGCAGATGCAGCAATGTATTGACCGTATGGAAGGCGAACTGGGCCAAGGCTAG
- a CDS encoding crotonase/enoyl-CoA hydratase family protein yields MSELINYHAEDGIATLTLNNGKVNAISPDVIAAFNAALDRATEERAVVIITGQPGILSGGYDLKVMTSGPQQAISLVTAGSTLARRLLAHPFPVVVACPGNAVAKGAFLLLSGDYRIGVEGPYKVCLNEVQIGMTMHHAGIELARDRLRRSAFHRAVINAEVFDPQGAVDAGFLDKVVPAEQLQETALAAARELKKLNMLAHKNTKLKVRKGLLEALDKAIELDQQHMG; encoded by the coding sequence ATGAGCGAGCTGATTAACTACCACGCCGAAGACGGCATCGCCACCCTGACCCTGAACAACGGCAAGGTCAATGCCATTTCGCCAGATGTCATCGCAGCGTTCAACGCCGCGCTCGACCGCGCCACTGAAGAACGCGCGGTGGTGATCATCACCGGCCAGCCAGGGATTCTGTCCGGCGGCTACGACCTCAAGGTAATGACCAGCGGCCCGCAACAGGCCATCAGCCTGGTCACCGCCGGCTCCACCCTCGCCCGCCGCCTGCTCGCGCACCCGTTCCCGGTGGTGGTCGCCTGCCCAGGCAATGCCGTGGCCAAGGGCGCCTTCCTGCTGCTGTCCGGCGACTATCGCATCGGCGTCGAAGGGCCGTACAAGGTGTGCCTGAACGAAGTGCAGATCGGCATGACCATGCACCACGCCGGTATCGAACTGGCCCGCGACCGCTTGCGCCGCTCGGCCTTCCACCGCGCGGTGATCAATGCCGAGGTGTTTGACCCGCAAGGCGCAGTAGACGCCGGCTTCCTCGACAAGGTGGTGCCTGCCGAGCAATTGCAGGAGACCGCACTGGCGGCGGCGCGCGAGCTGAAGAAGCTGAACATGCTGGCGCACAAGAACACCAAGCTGAAGGTGCGCAAAGGCTTGCTGGAAGCGCTGGACAAGGCGATCGAGCTGGACCAGCAGCATATGGGCTAG
- a CDS encoding TonB-dependent siderophore receptor, with protein sequence MPPRQPRLPLSLLSLGLALHCPQVLAEDSVLLAPLQVSDTYANDGYQAREAAVGGFQPAPLLDTPAAISVFNQQLLEDRQVRLLSEVLQSDASVGESYAPIGYYENFNVRGFELNASSSYRINGQTIAGEQNVALENKQQVELLKGLSGLQSGVSEPGGLVNYVTKRAEDVRNVTVSTNAQGERYLATDLGGWFGSERQFGLRANLAHEDIRSYVDHADGKRDFASLAFDWQLNPDATLQLDAEYQHREQRSVPGYQLLGGSEVPHGIDPDERLAYQHWAKPVQNDALNLGGRFVYRFNEAWSGTLSASRSKVVIDDYSSFAWGSSEGAFFAGNGDYDIYDFRSPDDTRRTDEAQAMLNGRFDALGVAHELTVGTSAQRRTLDQRPYYNEWLGTGNIYTGSPVLAPSDKPVGASERRLDSRQYGLFVSDRISFSEQWQTVLGAREVHLDEKTWDEKGVAGRHTRQYQLLPNAALIYKPLPDTTVYASYAKGLSAGGTAPWFASNAAEILAPTTSHQLELGVKHDWQGVSLSAALFQIRQAYQYARPDGAGSYTYVQQGQQKNTGLELGASGWVTSNLQVQASAAAIRARVQNSGTDAYEGHQAINVPRLRAALQAEYTLPVPGLALLGGARYSASKSASQAGNVEVGGYTVFDLGSRYRLQVGGYDTVLRLTVDNLFDKRYWRDVGDYLGDNYLFQGAPRTARLSASVSF encoded by the coding sequence ATGCCCCCGCGTCAACCCCGCCTGCCCCTGAGCCTGCTCAGCCTGGGCCTGGCTCTGCATTGCCCCCAGGTGCTTGCCGAAGACAGCGTGCTGCTGGCCCCGCTGCAGGTGTCCGACACCTATGCCAACGATGGCTACCAGGCACGCGAGGCCGCAGTGGGCGGTTTCCAGCCCGCGCCGTTGCTCGACACCCCCGCTGCCATCAGCGTTTTCAACCAGCAACTGCTGGAAGACCGCCAGGTACGCCTGCTCAGCGAAGTGCTGCAAAGCGATGCCTCGGTAGGCGAAAGCTATGCCCCCATCGGTTACTACGAGAATTTCAACGTCCGTGGCTTCGAGCTCAATGCGTCCAGCAGCTACCGCATCAACGGCCAGACCATCGCCGGCGAGCAGAACGTGGCGCTGGAAAACAAGCAGCAGGTGGAGTTGCTCAAGGGCCTGTCGGGGCTGCAAAGCGGTGTGTCGGAGCCGGGCGGCCTGGTCAACTACGTGACCAAGCGCGCCGAAGACGTGCGCAACGTCACCGTATCGACCAATGCACAGGGCGAACGCTACCTGGCCACCGACCTGGGTGGCTGGTTCGGCAGCGAGCGGCAATTCGGCCTGCGCGCCAACCTGGCCCATGAAGACATCCGGTCCTATGTCGACCACGCCGATGGCAAGCGCGACTTCGCCTCGCTGGCCTTCGACTGGCAGCTCAACCCGGATGCCACCTTGCAGCTGGATGCTGAATACCAGCACCGGGAACAGCGCTCGGTCCCGGGTTATCAATTACTGGGCGGTAGCGAAGTGCCCCACGGCATCGACCCCGACGAGCGCCTTGCCTACCAGCACTGGGCCAAGCCGGTACAGAACGACGCGCTGAACCTGGGCGGGCGCTTCGTGTACCGCTTCAACGAGGCCTGGAGCGGTACCTTGAGTGCTTCGCGCAGCAAGGTAGTGATCGATGACTACAGCTCATTTGCCTGGGGGTCGAGCGAAGGCGCGTTCTTCGCCGGCAACGGCGACTACGATATCTACGATTTCCGCAGCCCAGACGACACCCGTCGCACCGATGAGGCGCAGGCGATGCTCAATGGGCGTTTCGACGCGCTGGGCGTGGCGCATGAGCTGACCGTAGGCACCAGTGCGCAGCGGCGCACCCTTGATCAGCGCCCGTATTACAACGAGTGGCTGGGCACCGGCAACATCTACACCGGCAGCCCGGTACTCGCCCCGTCCGACAAACCTGTCGGCGCCAGCGAACGCCGCCTGGACAGCCGCCAGTACGGCCTGTTCGTCAGCGACCGCATCAGCTTCAGCGAGCAATGGCAAACCGTGCTGGGCGCCCGTGAGGTGCACCTGGATGAAAAGACCTGGGACGAGAAGGGTGTGGCGGGCCGCCATACCCGGCAGTACCAGTTGCTGCCCAATGCTGCGCTGATCTACAAGCCGTTGCCGGATACCACGGTATATGCCAGCTACGCCAAAGGCCTGTCTGCCGGCGGCACAGCCCCTTGGTTCGCCAGCAACGCCGCCGAAATCCTCGCGCCGACCACGTCGCACCAGCTGGAACTCGGCGTCAAGCATGACTGGCAAGGTGTGAGCCTCAGCGCCGCGCTGTTCCAGATCCGCCAGGCATACCAGTATGCGCGCCCGGACGGTGCTGGCAGCTACACCTACGTCCAGCAAGGCCAGCAGAAGAACACCGGCCTGGAGCTGGGCGCCAGCGGTTGGGTAACCTCGAACCTGCAGGTGCAGGCCAGCGCTGCCGCCATACGAGCGCGAGTGCAGAACAGCGGCACCGATGCCTACGAGGGCCACCAGGCGATCAACGTGCCCAGGTTGCGGGCGGCGCTGCAGGCCGAATACACCCTGCCGGTACCAGGCCTGGCCTTGCTCGGCGGCGCACGCTACAGCGCCAGCAAGTCTGCGAGCCAGGCGGGGAACGTGGAGGTTGGCGGCTACACCGTGTTCGATCTCGGCAGCCGATACCGGCTGCAGGTCGGGGGGTATGACACGGTGCTGCGGCTGACCGTGGATAACCTGTTCGACAAGCGCTACTGGCGTGACGTGGGGGATTACCTGGGCGACAACTACCTGTTCCAGGGGGCTCCGCGCACCGCCCGGCTTTCGGCTTCGGTGAGTTTCTGA
- a CDS encoding MFS transporter, producing the protein MHTPTLSRALILLMATATGLAVASNYYAQPLLHSIAQQFGLSTASAGSIVIAAQLSYGAGLLLLAPLGDLFEQRRLITVMTAIATLGLVISACAPSLPWLILGTALTGLFSVVAQILVPMAAALSEPHSRGRAVGTLMSGLLLGILLARTAAGFMAELGGWRSIYVLAAVLMAITAVALYRSLPQHHSHAGLKYPALIGSVFRLFREEPVLRLRSLLGLLAFSLFALFWTPLAFLLAKDPYHYSDAVIGLFGLAGAAGALSANWAGRLADRGKGALGTTVGLVVLLLSWVPLGFAEQSLLALLLGVLMLDLAVQLVHVSNQNAVIALRPEARTRLNAGYITCYFIGGALGSLLGTQLFQYQGWMGIVVAGLLIGALALLAWGVAERKRRHLLQVA; encoded by the coding sequence ATGCATACCCCAACCTTGAGCCGCGCACTCATCCTGCTGATGGCCACCGCCACCGGCCTGGCCGTGGCCAGCAACTACTACGCGCAACCCCTGCTGCACAGCATCGCCCAACAGTTTGGCCTGAGCACCGCCAGCGCAGGCAGCATTGTCATTGCCGCGCAACTCAGCTATGGCGCCGGCCTGTTGCTGCTGGCACCGCTGGGCGACCTGTTCGAGCAGCGGCGGCTGATTACCGTGATGACCGCAATTGCCACCTTGGGCCTGGTCATCAGTGCCTGCGCACCGAGCTTGCCCTGGCTGATCCTCGGCACTGCGCTGACCGGGCTGTTCTCGGTGGTGGCGCAAATTCTGGTGCCCATGGCTGCGGCCCTCAGCGAGCCTCATTCACGCGGGCGCGCGGTCGGCACGCTGATGAGCGGCCTGCTGCTGGGCATCCTGCTGGCGCGTACCGCCGCCGGTTTCATGGCCGAGCTGGGCGGCTGGCGCAGCATCTACGTGCTGGCCGCCGTGCTGATGGCCATCACCGCCGTGGCGCTGTACCGCAGCCTGCCGCAACACCACAGCCATGCCGGGCTGAAATACCCGGCGCTGATCGGCTCGGTGTTCCGCCTGTTCCGCGAAGAGCCGGTGCTGCGCCTGCGCTCGCTACTCGGGCTGCTGGCGTTCAGCCTGTTCGCCCTGTTCTGGACGCCGCTGGCGTTTTTGCTGGCAAAAGACCCGTACCACTATTCCGATGCAGTGATCGGCCTGTTCGGCCTGGCTGGTGCAGCGGGTGCGCTGTCGGCCAACTGGGCCGGGCGCCTGGCCGACCGCGGCAAGGGCGCATTGGGCACTACGGTTGGCCTGGTGGTGTTGCTGCTGTCCTGGGTACCGCTGGGCTTTGCCGAACAGTCGTTGCTGGCCTTGCTGCTGGGCGTGCTGATGCTCGACCTGGCGGTGCAACTGGTGCACGTGAGCAACCAGAATGCGGTGATCGCCCTGCGCCCCGAAGCGCGTACGCGGCTGAATGCCGGTTACATCACTTGCTATTTCATTGGCGGGGCGCTTGGGTCATTGCTTGGCACGCAGTTGTTCCAGTACCAGGGCTGGATGGGCATCGTGGTCGCAGGGTTGCTGATTGGTGCCCTGGCGTTGCTGGCCTGGGGGGTAGCCGAGCGCAAGCGCAGGCATCTGTTGCAGGTGGCCTGA
- a CDS encoding 3-oxoacyl-ACP reductase family protein yields MSKQHTLVGKVALVQGGSRGIGAAIVRRLAREGAQVAFTYVSSAGPAEALAREITENGGRALALRADSADAAAVQLAVDDTVKAFGRLDILVNNAGVLAVAPVTEFDLADFDHMLAVNVRSVFVASQAAAGYMGQGGRIINIGSTNAERMPFAGGAPYAMSKSALVGLTRGMARDLGPKGITVNNVQPGPVDTDMNPASGEFAESLIPLMAIGRYGEADEIASFVAYLAGPEAGYITGASLTVDGGFAA; encoded by the coding sequence ATGTCCAAGCAACACACCCTCGTAGGCAAAGTGGCCCTGGTACAGGGCGGTTCCCGCGGCATCGGCGCAGCCATCGTGCGGCGCCTGGCCCGTGAAGGCGCGCAGGTGGCCTTCACCTATGTAAGTTCTGCCGGCCCGGCAGAAGCACTGGCGCGGGAAATCACCGAAAACGGCGGCCGAGCCCTGGCACTGCGGGCCGACAGCGCCGATGCGGCGGCGGTACAACTGGCTGTGGATGACACGGTGAAGGCCTTCGGCCGGCTCGATATCCTGGTCAATAACGCCGGTGTGCTGGCGGTGGCGCCCGTGACTGAGTTCGACCTGGCCGACTTCGACCACATGCTGGCGGTGAACGTGCGCAGCGTGTTCGTCGCCAGCCAGGCGGCGGCGGGCTACATGGGCCAGGGCGGGCGCATCATCAATATCGGCAGCACCAACGCCGAGCGCATGCCGTTTGCCGGTGGCGCGCCCTACGCCATGAGCAAGTCGGCACTGGTCGGCCTGACCCGCGGCATGGCCCGTGACCTGGGGCCGAAAGGCATTACCGTGAACAACGTGCAACCCGGGCCGGTGGATACCGACATGAACCCGGCCAGCGGTGAATTCGCCGAAAGCCTGATCCCGCTGATGGCGATCGGGCGGTATGGCGAGGCGGACGAGATCGCCAGCTTCGTGGCTTACCTGGCGGGGCCTGAGGCAGGCTATATCACCGGGGCCAGCCTGACTGTCGATGGCGGCTTTGCCGCCTGA
- a CDS encoding LysR family transcriptional regulator translates to MAMESFNALECFIRSAEVGSFAEAARRLSLTPAAVGKHVAQLEARLGVRLFQRSTRKLTLTEAGQRFLGEVSDSFRTIQYAVANLASAEGQPAGLLRVSMGTVFGRLYVLPLLGEFLRRYPGITPDWHFDNRQVDLIGQGFDAALGGGFELPPGVVARKLTPAHRVLVAAPAYLARHAPVTQPQALQRHDGILIRSPQTGRVRSWPLTSRWQEQQPLALRQAMTMSDSDAACAVAEQALGIALVSLPFAVPYLESGRLRRVLPDWYVDDGHISLYFAEHKLLPGKTRAFVDFVVEQFAEQGLAKRFDALQAL, encoded by the coding sequence ATGGCCATGGAGTCGTTCAACGCTTTGGAGTGTTTCATCCGCAGCGCCGAGGTCGGCAGCTTTGCCGAGGCTGCCAGACGCCTGAGCCTCACCCCGGCGGCGGTGGGCAAGCATGTTGCCCAGCTGGAAGCGCGCCTGGGGGTGCGGTTGTTCCAGCGTAGTACTCGCAAGCTGACTCTGACCGAGGCGGGGCAGCGATTTCTCGGGGAGGTCAGTGACAGTTTCCGCACCATCCAGTACGCCGTGGCCAACCTGGCCAGTGCCGAGGGCCAGCCGGCCGGGTTGTTGCGGGTCAGCATGGGGACGGTGTTCGGGCGTTTGTATGTGCTGCCCCTGCTGGGCGAGTTCCTGCGTCGCTACCCGGGCATTACCCCGGACTGGCATTTCGACAACCGCCAGGTCGACCTGATCGGCCAGGGCTTCGATGCGGCGCTTGGCGGCGGCTTCGAACTGCCGCCTGGCGTGGTGGCGCGCAAGTTGACCCCGGCGCATCGGGTGCTGGTGGCGGCGCCAGCTTATCTGGCCCGCCATGCACCGGTCACACAGCCGCAGGCTCTGCAGCGGCATGACGGTATCCTGATCCGCTCGCCGCAGACCGGGCGCGTGCGATCGTGGCCGTTGACCAGTCGCTGGCAGGAGCAGCAGCCTTTGGCGTTGCGTCAGGCGATGACCATGAGCGATTCGGATGCGGCGTGTGCGGTGGCCGAGCAAGCGCTGGGGATTGCCCTGGTGAGCCTGCCGTTCGCGGTCCCGTACCTGGAAAGTGGGCGGCTGCGCCGGGTGCTGCCGGACTGGTATGTGGACGACGGGCATATCAGCCTGTACTTCGCCGAGCACAAGCTGTTGCCGGGCAAGACCCGGGCGTTCGTCGATTTTGTGGTGGAACAGTTTGCAGAGCAGGGCTTGGCGAAACGGTTCGATGCCTTGCAGGCGCTTTGA
- a CDS encoding transcription elongation factor GreAB gives MDKTRLLAQIVATLEHDLDVLTRAAQTAYEAATAEENIAENKYDTLGLEASYLATGQARRSAEIRNARLTYQQLLLRDYDPAHGVRMSNLVTLEDEHGGLRRVFLGPEAAGLKIGEGDGLVTVITPRSPLGQHLIGKHVDDEVGLGSQMLLIVAVA, from the coding sequence ATGGACAAGACCCGCCTGCTGGCGCAGATCGTCGCCACCCTCGAGCATGACCTGGATGTGCTGACCCGCGCAGCCCAGACCGCATATGAAGCGGCCACCGCCGAGGAGAACATCGCGGAGAACAAGTACGACACCCTGGGCCTGGAAGCCTCTTACCTGGCCACTGGCCAGGCTCGCCGCAGCGCGGAAATCCGCAACGCGCGGCTGACCTACCAGCAACTGTTGCTGCGCGATTATGACCCGGCGCACGGTGTACGGATGAGCAACCTGGTGACGCTGGAAGATGAACACGGCGGCCTGCGCCGCGTGTTCCTCGGGCCCGAGGCAGCGGGGTTGAAGATTGGCGAGGGGGATGGGCTGGTCACGGTGATTACCCCGCGATCGCCGCTGGGGCAGCACTTGATCGGCAAGCACGTGGATGATGAGGTGGGGCTGGGGTCGCAGATGTTGTTGATTGTCGCTGTAGCCTGA
- the earP gene encoding elongation factor P maturation arginine rhamnosyltransferase EarP — protein MKATWDIFCTVVDNYGDIGVTWRLARQLVAEHGLAVRLWVDDLRAFVRLCPGADAALDQQWQEGVEIRHWPADWQPVATADVVIGAFGCRLPAGYIEALATRPLPALWLNLEYLSAEDWVEGCHGLPSPQGNGLRTVFFFPGFTAGTGGLLREAPLLARRAAFEADPAQRAAFLAGLGVQLQTGVRLISLFAYENPHLAGWLDALAEDTRPSHLLVPEGRILGDLCAWLGEPTLPVAAVRQRGALTVQVLPFVSQDDYDRLLWCCDFNAVRGEDSFVRAQWAGRPLLWHIYVQEENAHWEKLEAFLALYRQGLSDAAAEALVDLWRAWNLDSRTQRDMHAAWAELLAHWAELQAHARHWCAKQAAQPDLAMTLVQFYRNWL, from the coding sequence ATGAAAGCCACCTGGGACATCTTCTGCACCGTGGTCGACAACTACGGCGATATTGGCGTGACCTGGCGCCTCGCCCGTCAGTTGGTGGCTGAGCATGGCCTGGCGGTGCGCCTGTGGGTGGACGACCTGCGCGCGTTCGTGCGCCTGTGCCCGGGGGCCGATGCTGCGCTCGACCAGCAGTGGCAGGAGGGCGTCGAGATACGCCACTGGCCGGCCGACTGGCAACCGGTGGCCACTGCCGACGTGGTCATCGGCGCCTTCGGCTGCCGTTTGCCGGCTGGCTACATCGAAGCGCTGGCCACACGGCCGCTACCAGCACTATGGCTGAACCTGGAATACCTCAGTGCCGAAGACTGGGTGGAGGGCTGCCACGGCTTGCCGTCGCCGCAAGGCAATGGCTTGCGCACGGTGTTCTTCTTCCCCGGCTTTACCGCCGGGACCGGCGGCCTGCTGCGCGAGGCGCCACTGCTGGCCCGCCGCGCCGCTTTCGAGGCCGACCCGGCGCAGCGCGCTGCGTTTCTCGCCGGGCTGGGTGTGCAGTTGCAAACCGGCGTACGGCTGATCTCGCTGTTCGCCTACGAGAACCCGCACCTGGCCGGCTGGCTGGACGCCCTGGCCGAAGATACCCGGCCCAGCCACCTGCTGGTGCCGGAAGGGCGCATCCTCGGCGACCTGTGTGCCTGGCTGGGCGAACCCACGCTGCCGGTGGCTGCGGTCCGCCAGCGAGGGGCGCTGACCGTGCAGGTGCTGCCTTTCGTCAGCCAGGACGATTACGACCGCCTGCTCTGGTGCTGCGACTTCAATGCCGTGCGCGGCGAGGATTCGTTCGTGCGTGCGCAGTGGGCGGGTCGGCCACTGCTGTGGCACATTTATGTGCAGGAAGAGAACGCACACTGGGAAAAACTCGAAGCGTTCCTGGCGCTTTATCGCCAAGGCTTGTCGGACGCTGCCGCCGAAGCCCTGGTCGACCTGTGGCGCGCCTGGAACCTCGACAGCCGCACGCAGCGCGACATGCACGCGGCCTGGGCCGAGCTGCTGGCGCATTGGGCCGAGCTGCAGGCACATGCCCGCCACTGGTGTGCCAAACAGGCCGCTCAGCCGGACCTTGCCATGACGCTGGTACAGTTTTACCGAAATTGGCTATGA